AGTTCGGCGGCTGGTCGACTCGAACATCATCGGCATCGTCATCTGGCATGCCGATGGCCGGGTCGTCGACACCAACGAGGCCTTCCTGCGCATCACTGGGCACGATCGCGAGGAACTGCTCTCCGGTCGCGTGCGCTGGACCGACCTCACGCCACCGGACGCGCGACTGGTGGACCAGGTGAGGGATGCCGGAGCGGTCCAGCCGCACGAACGCGAGTTGTTCAGGAAGGGCGGCTCACGCGTCTCGGTCCTGGTCGGTGGGGCGCTCTTCGATGGCGTGCGGGACGAGGGCGTGGCTTTCGTTCTGGACCTGACCGAGCTCAAGCGGGCGGAGCAGGCCGCTCGCGACAGCGAGCGGCGATACCACGAGGTGCAGATTCGGCTGTCCGATGCGAACCGTGTCGCGAGCATCGGGCAGTTGTCGGCGTCGATTGCCCATGAGATCAACCAGCCGCTGTCGGGCATCGTCACCAACGCCGGCACGTGCCTGCGCATGCTGGACGCGGACCCGCCGAATGTCGAGGGCGCACGCGAGACCGCGAGGCGGACCCTTCGCGACGGCAGCCGCGCCTCGGACGTGATCGCGCGGCTGCGTGCGCTGTTCGGCAAGCGGGAGTTCGCGCTCGAGTCCATGGACCTGAACGAGGTGATGCGGGAAGTGCTCGCGCTGTCGTCCGGCGAGCTTCAGCGCAACCGCGTGATCGTTCAGCCGGAGCTGGCCGGGAACCTGCCGTCCGTCAGCGGCGATCGCATCCAGCTCCAGCAGGTCATCGTGAACCTGCTGCGCAACGCCTCGGAAGCGATGGCCAGCGTCGACGATCGTCCGCGACGGCTGGTGATCACGACCGAGCGCGAGGCGGACGATCGTGTGCGGGTGGCGGTTCGCGATGTCGGCGTGGGCTTGGACCGCCAGCACCTGGACAACCTGTTCGATGCCTTCTACACGACCAAGAGCGGCGGCATGGGCATCGGGTTGTCCGTCAGCCGCTCGATCATCGAGCGGCACCATGGCCGCCTGTGGGCGGAGCCGAACGAGGATGCTGGCGCAACATTCTGGTTCTCCATCCCCTGTGAGCCGGAGCAGGCTGTGTAGCTCCTCACTCCACGTACTGCGATCCGCTGCCGAGGCACGGATTTGCCGCGAGATAGTCGAACGCCGCCTTGGCCTGTACCAATCCGCTTCCGGTGAAGTAGTCGGTCGCGCCTGACGTGCTCAGGCGAAGTGCGGACTGCCGAAGCGCGTTGCGGATGTGGTTGGCCGTGCAGCCGGGGAAGTGGCTCCAGACGAGCGCGGCGACGGCGGAGACATGCGGAACGGCCATCGATGTTCCGTCGGACGCGATGTAGTCGTGAACCGTGTAGTTGACCGTCGCGAGCTGCCCCAGTTGGCCCATCAGCGTCGCCCCGACGACGTCGCTGGTCGAGACCGACGGAATGCTCGTGATGGCACCCAGCAGACCGAGAGTGCCCGTGAATTCGCCCGGGGCGTTGTTGTAGATCACGGCACCGACACCGCCGCTGCCTTCGCAGTTCACGACCTTTTCCCAGAACTGGTTGGTACCGCGCCGGATCAGGCAAATCTTCCCGGCCACGGAGAAGTCGGGCGTGTCGCCGATTCCGAAGTCCACCAGGGGGCCCGTTGCAGTGGTCTTCACGGAACCCTCGAATGATCGCGCTGCATGCTCGACCCCCGCGACGGTGAGATGCGGTGTGAAACCGGTCCCCACCGGCACGGTGGAGAGCACCTTGACCCCGGGCGCTGCGATCTGCACACGCGTGTTGTACTGCGAGAAATACGCGTGCGTGAGATTGCTGTCGACCGCGGCGACGGAGAGAACGCCCTTGTAGGAAGCGGGATAGTGGAACAGCGCGTTTCCGTCATTGCCGGCGGCAGCCACGAGGAGGATGCCCTGCCGGGTCAGCTTGGCGACCATGCGCTCCTCGGCTTTGCTCGCGAACGGGCTGCCCAGGCTCATGCTGATCACGTTCGCGCCGGCGTCGGCGCAATCCTGCATGGCGGCGATCAGCTCGCCCGCATAGATCCACGTCGCATCAGGGCCGAACGCGCGAACGATGAAGAGATCCAGGTTGCCGGTGCGGATCACGCCCGAGACGCCTCGCCCGTTGGAGCCGATGGCTGCCATGGTGCCGGCCACGTGCGTCCCATGCATGTGCAGCGGCTTGCCGTCACTGCCATCCCACTTGCCGGCCCCTTTGTCGATGCCGTCGACGCGCATGGTCTGAAGGTCGGGATGCCCGCGCGCAAAGCCGGTGTCGATGATGCAGACCTTTCGGTTGCCGGCGAAAGGCACCTGCGCCGCCTGCACCGCCTGGATGCCCCATGGCAGCGTCTCGCCGTTCAGCAGCACGTCGCTGTAGCCGGCGCCCAGCGCGAGCAGCTTGCGCGGGACATCGGGGGCGTAGGCCTGCACCTCGGGCAGCATCGGCCGAAGCGCGGCGACGTTGGGCGGGTTGTTCGGATCGATCTCGATCCAGACGGCAGGGCCGTCCGGCATGTCTGCCGAACCGACGACCTTGATCTTCTGCGATTGCAGAACCTGGATCACGCGGTTCACGTCGGATCCGGGCTTCAGGTCGATGGAATATCGGCTGGGAAGGCTGAACGCCTCGGCGGCCATCGAAGAGACGGCGCTCGCCAGGACGGCAAGTCCGATCAGCGCAGCACGCATGATCTTCTTCAGTGCCATGAAAGTTCTCCTCGATCCTGCTAGGACTTGCACGCTTGCGTCTGGACGTTGCCGTCCATGATCCCTTTGTTGATGTAGTTGTCGAACGGGCCTCCCACCAGGCGAAGCTCATCCACACGAACGACGTGCTTGTCGCTGCCTTGCTTGGTGTCGTCCTTGATCGCTGTGAAACAGGCGTAGAGCTTGCCTGACCCCGGGGCCGCGGGATTGGTCGACGTGTAGTCCGCCACCACCGCCGGAGAAAGCGGGCAGTTGCATTCGAAGCTGAAAAGGCCGTTGGGAGGTGCACCGGCGCACATCCCGGCCTTGACCACATCGGCTCGGAACGACACGCCCCCAACCTTCTCGAACTCCACCGAGCTGCGGTCGGCATAGGTGACGCGCCCCTTGGGGCTGCTCGCGCACGTATCCGCATTGACGGTGACGACGGCGCTTTGAGCACCGCCGGCCGAGGGAAGCGTTCCACCGCCGGTCAGCCGGGTCGTTCCTTCGACACTGCATCCAGCGGCCAGCGCCGCGAATGCCAGCACTGGAAGCGTCCGGGTGGGTAGTCTCATGATGTCCTCCTTCTGCGCCTGTCGCATTGACAACAATGTCGGCGAACAGTCGCGACGCTTCAACGATGCTTTGGTATTGGTGCGGGCCTGAGCGTCAACAGGCTGCAGGCGGAACGGACAGCGCTTCCCGGTACGCGAACAGCGCAGGCGTGCCGCCGGTCATGATGAACAGGATGTTCTCCTCGTCCGCGAGGTCCCCGTGCCTGACCTGGCTCAGCAGCCCGGCGAAGGCCTTGCCCGAGTAGACGGGGTCGAGCAGCAGGCCTTCGTTTGCGGCCAGGATGCGGATGGCGTCGATGGCCTCGGGCGTGACCTCGCCATATCCCGGGCCGCGCGCATCGCTCACGATGACGTCGTCCACGCCCACCTCGCCACCTGCCGCCAGCAGCGCATGAGCGCCTCGGGCCAGCTCCAGCGTGTTCGCGTGCGCCGCCGCCGGGTTGGCGAACACGGCGAAGCCGTGAACCAGCGCGTGCCGATCGAGCAGCGCGAAGCCGGCCACGAGCCCGGCCTGCGTCCCCGCGCTGCCGTTGGCCACGACCACCCTGTCGAAGCGGATCCCCAGCGCATGCTCCTGGTCGGCGATCTCGAGGGCGCACTCGGCGTAGCCCAGACTCGATCTGGCAGAGCTTGCGCCGAACGGCAGCACGTAGCCGACGCGGCCGTCGGCTGCGAGTGCTTTCTGGCGTTCCGCCACGAAGCTGCCGACGGCCCCGGCATCGTCCAGCGCATGGATGGTCGCGCCGAACAGATCGGCCAGCAGCGGGTTGCCGCTCTCCCGGTAGTCGATGGCGTCGCCGTCGGTGAGCGGACGCAGCCCAAGTTCGCAGCGCAGACCGATGCTGGCTGCTGCCGCGGCGGCCAGCCTTGCACTGTTCGACTGGCGCGGGCCGGTGGCGATGAGGGTGTCGGCACCCTGGTCGAGTGCCTCTGCGAGGAGGAACTCGAGCTTGCGCAGCTTGCCGCCTCCGCCGCCGAGACCGGTGGCATCGTCGCGCTTGACGAACAGCCGCGTGCCGTTGATCGCGGGGCCCAGCGCAGCCTCGACACGATGCAGGCGCTGAATGGGTGTCGGGCCGGCGAGCAGCCGCACGCGGGAATACCGATCGAAGCGTGTTGCGACGGACATGACGTCACCTCGGGTGCCATTGTTCGCGTCCCGCGGCAGGCGGGCATCCGTCTTCCGGCCGATCGAAGCATGGCGCTTGAGCCGTGCCGTGTAGTCCGAAGGTATCGCCGATACCATCGTGCAATCGATTCGCATCCCTGCTTCTGGTGTGATGGCCTCGCGTCTTCCAAGGAGGTCTGCCATGTCACCAGAAATCAGCTACGAGCTTCGGTTTGACGGGCTCTTCAATCCGGGTCACGGTTATGCCTTCCCCTGCGATGCCGACGGGCACGTCGACATCGACAACCTCGGGGACCGGGCCCGCGTGAACTACTTCTACGCGCGTACCGTGATCGGGCGTGAGTTCCATGCGCCGGTGAAGTGCCGGGTCGTGGCAGGTCGCCTCGAATAGGCGCGAGCCGATGGATCAGCTCGTCGCGATGCGCGCCTTCGTGCATGTGGTGGAGGCGGGCAACTTCACGAAGGCCGCTCGCGCCCTGAAGGTGCGCACGCCGACGGTCACGCGCCTGATCCAGGGCCTGGAGGGCCATCTGCAGGTCCGCCTGCTCCAGCGTTCGACACGCTTCATGGCGCTCACCGCCGAAGGCGAGACCTATTACGAACGCGCGGTCAGGTTGCTTGCGGAACTCGCGGACGTGGATTCATCCGCGAAGGAATCCGCCGCGACACCGTCCGGTCGCTTGCGCGTCGAATGCGCGGCCGCCATCGGCACGATGGTCATCGTGCCGGCATTGGCGCAGTTCCATGACGCCTATCCCGGCGTGGAGCTGCAGATGAGGATCGGCAACCGCCGATCCAACCTCATCGCGGACGGCGTCGACTGTGCCATTCGCATTGGCGAGGTGACCGAGCAGTTCCTCGTCGCACGTCGCATCGGCGAGCTTCAGCTCGCCACATGCGCCAGCCCGCAGTTCCTGCGTTCCCACGGCGTGCCCGCGACACCGCGCGATCTCCGGGCGAGTGCCGCTGTCCGGATGTACTCGGCGCATACTGGTCAGCCGGTTCCATTCCGCTTCGCGACGGATGCGGGTCCGCTGGAGATCGCGCCGGCGCACAGCCTGTGGGTGAACGACATCCAGGCGTACGTGGCCGCCGGCTTGGCAGGCCTGGGACTGATCCAGGCGCCTACGTATGCCGTGCGCGAGGCCCTGCTGGACGGCAGGCTGGTCGCGGTGCTGGAGAACTGGCGGGCCGCGAGCATCCCCGTCTACGTCATCTATCCGCCGAACCGCTTTCTCAGCGCGAAGGTGCGCGTCTTCATCGACTGGGCCGCACGCGTCTTCGAAGGCCATGCCGACTTGAAGCCGAGCGACCGTGGGCTGGTCCGCCGGTCCGCGGAGCGGGCTCGCGCCCTGCCGGCGCGGTCACCCTGCACTGCGACCTAAGCGATATCCCGGCCACCGGCTGGTGTCTGATGCGCGCTTGCCGGCCGCGCGCCAAAGTTCCCTTCACCAAAGAGCACCAGCGGATGGTGGCTTCGGTCACTGATCATCCTTTCATTCAACACGAGGAATGCGCATGTCGAGCAACATCGTCGTCGTCTACTTCAGCGGCTATGGTCACACCGAAAAGATTGCCGAAGCCGTCGCCTCCGGGGCCCGAGCCGGGCTGCTTCGCATCGACGAAGCCGGGAACCTTCCGGTGGGCGGCTGGGATCAACTGGCCGCGGCCGATGCCATCGTCTTCGGGTCACCGACCTACATCGGCAACGTCAGCTGGCAGTTCAAGAAGTTCATCGACGAGTCGTCGAAGGTCTGGGCTGCGATGGGATGGAAGGACAAGCTGGCCGCCGGCTTCACGAACTCTGCCGGGATGAATGGAGACAAGGCGTCGACGCTGGGCGTCCTGTTCACCATGGCCCAGCAGCACGGGATGCTGTGGGTGGGCACCGGCATGATGCCGAGCAACAACAAGAGCTCGAAGCGCGACGATCTCAACTACGTGGCCACTTTCTCCGGCCTTGCGGCGACGACGCCTGCCGACGCCGGCCCCGACGAAATCGTCCGCGGAGACATCGAAACGGCACGCCTGTTCGGGCGCCGCGTGTCCGCGACGGCCGAGCGACTGCGCGTGAAGGAGAGCGCCCTGGTGAGTTGACGGGCGGCGGGGCCGGCGCTCAGGCCGACCCCGGGCCGGTGCGGCGCCGGGGTCATGCGGACACTTCGAAGATGAGCTCCAGTTCAACCGCCGCGCCGAGCGGCAGGCTTGCGACACGCCCAGCACCAGGCGGCTGTGACTCCTGTCCGGCCCGAAGACGTCCTGCAGCAGCTCCGAAGCTCCGTCGGCGACCTTGGGATGGTCCCTGAAGTCGCCTGCCGTGACCATTGACACTCCCCGGCGGACAACGCGCCTGATCCTGTCGAGCGAACCCAGGTGCTGCCGTGCCACGGCGAGCGCGTTGCATGCCGCGAGACGGGCTGCCTTGCGGCCGGCATGGACGTCGATCTCCGCGCCGAGGCGCCCGATGAACCTGGCCTCGCGGCCTCCGGTCGGCAGCATGCCGGTGAGAAAGAGCAGTTGGCCCGTCTGCACGGTTGCGGTGGCTCGGGCAGCCTGATGCCCAGCTCGCCCAGTCGCTGTTCGGGCGCGATGCTTCGCTGCTCGACATGTCGCTCCCTCGCTCACGCGTGCTGTGCCTGTGGCTGCATCCCGGCCATGCGCAAGGCGGGCGGCACGGGCAGGGCAGGCATGCGCTCCTCCACCAGGCCGCGCGTGGCGGCGATCCCTGCGGCCTGCGTGCGCGACGTGGCACCGAGCTTGGTCATGATGGCGCTCATGTGCGACTTGACCGTGCCTACCTCGATCTGCAGATGCCGGGCGATCGCCTTGTTCGATTCGCCGGTGACCACGAGCCGCAGCACCTCGACCTCGCGCGACGTCAGTGAGGCCCGGGTCAAGCTGTCGGCCATGCGTTGTGCCACCGACCGGCACAGGTAGCGCACGCCGCTGGCCACCGTCGTCACGCCTTCGACGAGCTCGCTGAGCGATCCGCCGAGCAGCAGATAGCCGTGGATGCCCGCCTCGATGGCCCTGCGGATGTCCGCTTCGCGATCGTTGGGTGTCAAGGCCAGGATCCGGGCTGCCGCCAGCGGCCGGCACGATGCGCGGACCGCTGCATCCGCGAGAGCCATCGCGTGGCTGTAGTCGGCGATGACGACATCGATCCGCAGCCCGTCCGGGTCCATGACATCGACGCCGTCCACGTAGATCTCGAAGGCCGGGTGCTGGCGCAGGGCTGCGACGAGACCGGCGCACAGCAGCGGATCGTCTTGCATGACAAGGATGTTCGAGCGGCGAGGTGCGGTGACGTTCATCGGGTTCTCCACAGGGCTGGGTATGAGGTGAGCGGCTGTTGCCACGCTTGCGAAGCGGTGG
The Piscinibacter sp. XHJ-5 DNA segment above includes these coding regions:
- a CDS encoding S8 family serine peptidase, with amino-acid sequence MALKKIMRAALIGLAVLASAVSSMAAEAFSLPSRYSIDLKPGSDVNRVIQVLQSQKIKVVGSADMPDGPAVWIEIDPNNPPNVAALRPMLPEVQAYAPDVPRKLLALGAGYSDVLLNGETLPWGIQAVQAAQVPFAGNRKVCIIDTGFARGHPDLQTMRVDGIDKGAGKWDGSDGKPLHMHGTHVAGTMAAIGSNGRGVSGVIRTGNLDLFIVRAFGPDATWIYAGELIAAMQDCADAGANVISMSLGSPFASKAEERMVAKLTRQGILLVAAAGNDGNALFHYPASYKGVLSVAAVDSNLTHAYFSQYNTRVQIAAPGVKVLSTVPVGTGFTPHLTVAGVEHAARSFEGSVKTTATGPLVDFGIGDTPDFSVAGKICLIRRGTNQFWEKVVNCEGSGGVGAVIYNNAPGEFTGTLGLLGAITSIPSVSTSDVVGATLMGQLGQLATVNYTVHDYIASDGTSMAVPHVSAVAALVWSHFPGCTANHIRNALRQSALRLSTSGATDYFTGSGLVQAKAAFDYLAANPCLGSGSQYVE
- a CDS encoding D-cysteine desulfhydrase family protein produces the protein MSVATRFDRYSRVRLLAGPTPIQRLHRVEAALGPAINGTRLFVKRDDATGLGGGGGKLRKLEFLLAEALDQGADTLIATGPRQSNSARLAAAAAASIGLRCELGLRPLTDGDAIDYRESGNPLLADLFGATIHALDDAGAVGSFVAERQKALAADGRVGYVLPFGASSARSSLGYAECALEIADQEHALGIRFDRVVVANGSAGTQAGLVAGFALLDRHALVHGFAVFANPAAAHANTLELARGAHALLAAGGEVGVDDVIVSDARGPGYGEVTPEAIDAIRILAANEGLLLDPVYSGKAFAGLLSQVRHGDLADEENILFIMTGGTPALFAYREALSVPPAAC
- a CDS encoding LysR substrate-binding domain-containing protein — protein: MDQLVAMRAFVHVVEAGNFTKAARALKVRTPTVTRLIQGLEGHLQVRLLQRSTRFMALTAEGETYYERAVRLLAELADVDSSAKESAATPSGRLRVECAAAIGTMVIVPALAQFHDAYPGVELQMRIGNRRSNLIADGVDCAIRIGEVTEQFLVARRIGELQLATCASPQFLRSHGVPATPRDLRASAAVRMYSAHTGQPVPFRFATDAGPLEIAPAHSLWVNDIQAYVAAGLAGLGLIQAPTYAVREALLDGRLVAVLENWRAASIPVYVIYPPNRFLSAKVRVFIDWAARVFEGHADLKPSDRGLVRRSAERARALPARSPCTAT
- a CDS encoding flavodoxin family protein, whose product is MSSNIVVVYFSGYGHTEKIAEAVASGARAGLLRIDEAGNLPVGGWDQLAAADAIVFGSPTYIGNVSWQFKKFIDESSKVWAAMGWKDKLAAGFTNSAGMNGDKASTLGVLFTMAQQHGMLWVGTGMMPSNNKSSKRDDLNYVATFSGLAATTPADAGPDEIVRGDIETARLFGRRVSATAERLRVKESALVS
- a CDS encoding response regulator transcription factor, whose amino-acid sequence is MNVTAPRRSNILVMQDDPLLCAGLVAALRQHPAFEIYVDGVDVMDPDGLRIDVVIADYSHAMALADAAVRASCRPLAAARILALTPNDREADIRRAIEAGIHGYLLLGGSLSELVEGVTTVASGVRYLCRSVAQRMADSLTRASLTSREVEVLRLVVTGESNKAIARHLQIEVGTVKSHMSAIMTKLGATSRTQAAGIAATRGLVEERMPALPVPPALRMAGMQPQAQHA